The genomic stretch cctaagaacaatatcaaaattgatattcgcctattagttgcatccaagacgatatgagatatgccctttgattatgctagaaatcgatctaataTTTTCTGTAAAAtatagttgtttttgtgtttttctgttgagagagaggaggcaaggtcaagaaaaagcattagggtagaaataattctctccctttctttttatacagaccgaaacttggagtcaattaggaaagataaatctctcctaattttcggccaagcttaccgaaataaggagtaaaatTCTCCTtctttttggtctttccaaaaatatataatatgtgttgaattgtcatctagtgaggatcgaacccatgacctcttggtatgtgtaccctcactattaccactatgacccattcatcttgttgatattaaatacaactgattatatttaattacgaattaacagattaattcgtccaagctaacattatatacatttaattaaatataacttattatatttaatttacttaattgatgattaattcgtctcaactaatattatttaattttcattaaataattatctcatcaacacattgactaactttttagtcatattgggcatcaatgtaattatatttctataaccacatttctcaaacacatcctataggtgtgacctttagggaccatttgatcaccgccatctgtatgataataacgtcaaactttctagcaagccaaccgttattaggtaaacgttaatcaactgattaaatatacgaaatatacccttgtgaacctgtaagagatttacaaatgttatcacactaatttgtggaggacacaagctccaacaccctTTTCTTCGTCGCCGTCTACCgtcttcactacgatagaccctattagtagcatcgatccgtcactcggtttcaatactACCAATGCTTTCTGAAAGAACCGCATCCctagtactaacttgaagtcatccagcgcaacggtggtgaagtcgagcttccCTGCCGACTCACCCACTcggaccgcgaccttcttagccactccttggacgcgtctcaaTTTTCCATTGACCGGCTTCAGGCAACTGTTAGCATCCCGCAGAACTAGCCCCAACTGATCagcttcctctttcgtaacaaagGTATGGGAGGCacccgagtcgatcaaggctcatgcttgcttcccattcaccatcaagtctacgtacatgagcccgttggatttcttggcgcaGGAATTTTCGTACTTCCCCATCGCGCTAATCCTTTAaagtgagcccatccgtggttagtcttcaccatcactcgagtcttcgttatactcttggtgatagtcggccaacgccccatcaagacgttcttgagccctCTTCGGCATattcttgaacatggcattgaactccgctttgtTGGGACAATCGaccatcttgtgaggacccttgcacacaaaacacgcgaacggttTCATCGTTATGGAAGCAGTTGAGTTTCCcgccttcgaagacgagcttgagggcgagttcGTAGTGCTCGtcgattgggcttgacttccttgcgagcggaaccgactgttcccaactaAAATGGCGCtattttgtggcctttgtccattaTACCCACTCTCTGACGCACGagtattccccgttggtgccacaactcttggtgcctctcgctccccGTGAAAATCGAGCAGGCGCTCCGCGACCGATATAGCCGAAGACGGAGTTTTGGGATTTTGCCTCATGACCtcctgttgtgcccacctcttaAACCCGTCAATGAATTCGAACGTCCTGTCCGTCTCAGACATTtcggtaatctcgagcatgcacgctgagaattctctcacatattctcggattgatttggtgtgcttgatttccttcaagttcttccgagcaacaaactccgtgttctcggggtagaagtgatccttcaaaaTCCTCTggaagtcggcccacgatgtcaccgtaattGTGCCCGCATcaatttccttgtacctagccctccaccacatcttggcatcgtcgactagatacatgcttgccgtgacaacttccgcgtcttcaTCGAGCCCACTTACtaggaagtattgctccatatcgaagataaagttatcgaccgctttcgaatccctcgcccccATCGTAGGTACGAGGTGGAGGTGTCTTCACCTTATGGCCCCTcacagatttcccgtcattgcccaccgctttcacgagcgtggcgcaagtgttctctaacatctcgagCTTTCGGTggagatgattgatctcttcctcccgatcgtcggggatcgtgtcactgatcgcttggatgcgggtgttcatcccgtccaccttcgtctcGAGTTCACAAACTGTCTtctgcaactcctcgaggctcgcggccatccgcataacgatgcCCTCGAttttgggaagcttgacgtcgattaATTCCTCTAAGGCATCCATTCGATCCTCaattgtttcgcccattttctcgatctcgataaaAAAAATGCGGCGTGCAGATACCTGTCTggtacttttgccggatcgtggcgcgcacccttgcctggctcaaggcaagatgcaagtgacaaggatcttcgtactagtgaaggatcgctcactagcacgatactcgggtctcggtaacactcgacaggattgcaacgagagcgtcaagcactagtgtttgtcaagcactaggcattcgtaatcggtctcgggtgtgtgagtcgggatcctagtgtcgatcccacaaacacgacTTGTTAGAAAAgtttcacaacaaagcaacaacaagcaacacGAAGGCATAAGGTAGGAagcagattttcattcactagtactccctaaagaggtaAATTTGATAGTTatatcctggtagcaggaaacattgaaagtgtagaatagcgatatacctatttatggaaagaaaagcTATGCTAACTATGCTAAATTAGGAAAGTATTTACTAaaaatgtacaagggaaatgaaattacataagcatgaataaatctaagggttcgaagtgtgcAGATCATCACACCAAGCATAGGGTGGAGCATGCAAGACCAATAGGGATGCGGGAATTATGAAAGGTGTATGTGGGGTCACACGAGGCTCGTATACGTGAAAGTCTCGATTCAAATATAACTACAGTAATCTCATACGAGGCTTTATACTAAAGTCTGTTATGGGTTTGatgtcgggtctgtttcgggtcaagtgggtcgggttgtttcgggtcgggtcattttcgggtcgatgatgAATAATCGAGAAATAGCCATTTCAAGTCTTtccggttcaattagagttatattttgtcaggTCATTTCCGGGTTTTGTGGTTTCgtatcgggtcattttcgggtcaagaaaactcgggtcatgttcgggtcgggtcgggccaattcgggttTTTTGGTCACATTCGGATaatgtagttcgggtcacttcgaGTCTCGGGTCATTGTTTTTGGGTCGCAATCAGGTCGAGTTACTTTTGTCAGATCTAGTATTATGCATTTAAACTCTTATATCCGGATCCTTTTCTTCGGAGGGGTACTCAAACTCTCAACTTCGGAACCTCTACATGGCCGTGGGCTGATGTGTACTGTGGTAAGTGAACTCAGTTTACTGGCCCGGTACCATAAATTAAGTCGCTTTCGGCCCAAAGTTAGGACAAGAGTACGTCAGCTCACATATGAAGATGAATTTGTGTTCAATCATAGGAAACGGCTAAGCCCAACatgattatactccctcctagactccgtttggcaagacatttcaggtacGTGTTTTGACTGAACTAGCTTTTTTAATAAaagtttcaggtagcttatttttatggatgtgtttggcaagtagcttttatgcccaaataagctacctgaaatgaaatgctacctagagtagcattttacatttcaggtacctgattcttGGTAATATTACGTTTTTGCCCTTTCAATTTATAATATACTAAATAATTCTTATATCTTTTTACGTTATTTTACCAAAATAAGTTACCTTTTCACTTAATTTGCCAAacaattttttatataatcagtcaccttatcagctcctaattttcagttaccttatcagctaccttttcagatttcagttagcttttcagttccaggtaccttttcagatttcagctaccttttcagttcgTTTTATCAAACAGAGCCCTAGTCGATCATTTTTTTCCTCTTTCATTTTCGAAGCTCGTCGGATTTTCTTTCCTCTTTCCTTTATTAGAATATTTTATATGGTCtaaatttaattacatgtgaggTAGAtgattttgtgtggtccaaaatcaattccttatttcttgtgcaaagtGGAAGGGGGAAGAAATAATAATTGACGATTTAATAAAGGATCATTTGTTAAACACTCCATTTTATAAGTTAATATTTGCAAAataatgctttttttttttctaacacTCCCTTATGTATCTAATTAGTGTGTTGCCCGTGCATTGCACAAAttttaaaataattgactaaatgTATAATGTGTGAGACTGAAGACGTTTTAACCTTTATTGTGCAAAGGAGATTATTGGACAATTTTAATgctaaaacaaattgattaaatGGCATTATTATTGGTTCAACTTGTGATTTTATTAGCTAAACTAATTGACTTTGAatgacaattttttttctttcaatagTAGTTTTGAAGGATTTAATtggtaaaataaaacaaaaataccaatttattatattttaaatcgCTTATCATTGTGTTACATACAAAATtgtgcgggtttttgtcatttgttattgtcaATAGCTGTGTGAAAGTTCTAACAATTaagtttaatttgttttattaaatTTTTCCATTTGTCATTAAGTCATTAATAACTCCATTTTCTCTTAATCAGAaatcattaatttttttttgtcgATTGCGTATAAGTTTTTAATTCTTCTAttatattttccttttattttattgtcaTTAATGCctccatttttttttatcaaaaattgttcattttttttcttgGGTTATCAAAGTTTTCATATGTATATAAATACAAATATTAAGCAAACATGAAATTATAATAGAAAAGTTAGAAAAAGTTAGTAATTTGAAAATATTAAGGGcataaatattaaaattaattttttagttctaatagaaaaattgtaaataattaattattttctaaATCTAATAGTAATACTATAATTTTATTTTTCGAATTCTAATaagaaaattataaataattaactATTTTCTATTTCTATTAAGAAtattgtaaatttaattttttaaactTAACAGGAAAATTGTAAATATTTAATTCTCATATTTGAAGAGAATTAAATTTCCGTAATGAAACAAATTCTAAAAAAGTTCTCATTccatcccggtcaattgttgtcatttgattttggcacaaagatcaaggaaagaggagggggcaattactaaatgacaGGTGGACCAAATtgtgtgtgaatgatcaaattactcatcaagttcattcttaaaatagaaatgacaacattaattgagacaccccaaaatgaaatAGGATAACAAATGAACGGGACAAAGGGAGtacaaatattattattaataatcatAATGATTTAAGTAAATGGATTGACACGAACACAATACGAAATTTTATTACGTTGGATTAGAGTTGACTTCTCCCAATACGAATGACCCATTTATTTAACTCGTCATAATTGGTTTCAGTAGTATCGATAACTTGCCTAACATGTTtcaaaataaaacatactctTTCCACACACTCATGTTCTTCCCATTTCAATAAAATATTACtgacatatatattacagaaataggaagaacattttttttttttggtacaataCCATACATCTCAATAGGTTGTTATACTTCTCAAAAACTTTGAAAGAGAGTACTTGGAAAGTATAAATATCCTAGGGAATTAGagagtgcaaaaaaaaaaaaaaaacaataataataatataacacaACATGGTAGGTATACACACTTATGGTTAAAATTGTTTTGAACTCTCTATTTACCAGAGTTTACTTCTTCCTGCTCCCCATCACTGGCTTCCTCCCCTGCTGCCTCTTCTAATGACATACCCTTAGTTTCCGGCACCAAGAAAGTGAAGAGCATTCCAATGAAATTGAGCACCCCAAGCACAATCAATGAGTTCTTCTTTCCAATTCCGGCCGGGTACCCGTGATCTCTCTTTGTAGGGTCTTTATCTTGGGACAAGTATAAGAACCCGAAAGCTCCAACTATAGCCCCGGCCTTACCTGCCGCGGCTGATATGCCGTGGCAGGTAGACCTTAGCCTGGCCGGGAATATCTCGGCTGGGACAACAAATGTGGTCGCATTAGGCCCAAAGTTAGCAAAGAAAAAGGTCATCCCATACATGACAATGAACCCAACACGATGTTCCCTTTGTCTCCAATACTCATAGGGGAAGGCAATTGCAAACATGAAGATTGTCATCATTAGGAAACCCATAACTTGGATAATCCACCTACCAATCACATCAATAAAAGCGACCGTGAACCAGTACCCTGGCACGGTCCCACAGAGCGCGATTAGGGTTTGGGCACGAGCCACCTTCCATACCTCCCTAATCGCGCTCATTTCTTTCGCTGCAGGGATCCATCCGATAGAGGTGAATATATCTTTTTGGAAGAGATTTTGGCTGTAGAAAGCAATGTCAAGTAAAAACCAAGTACTAGTTGTTCCGAGCAAGCGAAGGCCGTATTGTGCGGCAAATTGCTTAGTAAACAATCCAAATTGTCCTTTCTCATTGTCTGTTATTACTGCTAATTTCCCTGCCTCGGCCTCAATGTTTGTGTTTAACACCTTTGACATGTCTGCCGCTGCCTGTGCCGCGTTCTTTGCCACCAAGGCTGTGTACCTACATACACATAACAGAAGCATGCATCATGTACATATGTTAAATGAATATACGTACCCTTATGTTTTTCCGAATTCTAACATATATCCTTGACTTTGTAAAATACCCAAAGTATCATAATTCAAGATTTTTAAGGCCAAATTTTTTTCCATAAAAAGTTGTCCATTTGATAGTAAACAAAGATTCAAGAGGAAttaactaaataaaatctcaaacTTAACATTTAAAATAGCGAAATTTGAATATTTAGGTTACTTTGACTATTTTTCATTAACTTTAGAGTTAGTTTTACATGATTTTGAAAAATCAAGGGTATATATATTAGAATTCTAAAGAACAGTACATCTTAGGAAAAACCCACGagtaaatttttatttttcggAACACATTAAAATGTTAAAATATCCATGACATAATGATCATATGGTCAACTCTTGCTTAAAAATGGTATCAATTAGTAATAATGTAGATAATGACAACTATGTATGAAAGTCAACATGTTGAGGGTCATCGAATGAGACAGATCTAAAGTCAAAGAGACGTAATCCTAGAGTTTTTTTATGGACAACTTAGTACGTACGGAGTACTTGTTAAATAATCACTAGCTTAAACTTTTAGTCGAGACGGTTTCTTAACATAATACGATTAAAAGATTTGCCTTAAAAACTATCAAAAGTTTTAACTTAAAATTGTACTGTCATTTTGTTTTTTGAAGAAATGTACCCGTTTACGCTAGCCCTTTTCTAGCTCCACCACTGAAAAGGATATTACCTTGCAGTCTCGGGCATTTGCATACGGTAATAGAAAGTGAGGGCTGCAGGAATAGCTCCGAACATGAGAAGGACCCGCCAGATGTAGTCAGCTTCGGGTGTGAGTGATCCAATTGGATCTTGAGCAAAGGTCGGAGGtttgaatttgttttcaaatgcaGCAGCAAGGATAAGAGACACGACTCCACTTGTGAGGATCCCAGTGCCTTGCATAGCAAACACGGCCGCTATAAACGCTCCACGTGTCTTCTTATTAGCATACTCAGACATGATAGTAGCGGACAATGGGTAGTCCCCACCAATTCCAAACCCAAGCCAAAACCTGAAGAAACAAAGGGTGGTCATCACGCCCTTAGCCTGGTTGCCAAAGGACAGGCCCGAAGCTAAGGACGCGAAAACCATAATCACAAGTGTAAGACCATAGACTTTTTTCCTACCCATCTTGTCACCGAGCCAACCGAAGAAGAGTTGACCAGCTAGGGTCCCACATAAGGCCACCCCATTGACCGCAGCTGAGACGTTTATGGGTAAGGCCCCAGGGGCTGAGGGGTTAGGGCCCGGTTCAGTGTAGTAGAGACGACCGATGAGTTTGGTCACCAAGGAAATGGCAAAAAGATCATACGCATCAGTGAAAAATCCCATACCGGCTATGACAATAGCCGTGAAATGGTACCATTGTGTTTTTGCCAAATCAAGTGCCTTGAGCACTTCTAATTGTTGCGCCTTCACCATCGAATTGACTTGTTGATTATTGCTTGTTTTCCTGAAACATTAGAATTTACGTTATTATGTTTGCGTAAGTGTGTGTCTGACCTAGtttttaaaagtgtttttggacttaaaaacagtttttggccaaacacattattatttaaaagctaaaaaaaattctcaaaagaCAAAAAATAAGCCTTTTGCCCTTAAAAATAGAAGCAACAATTTGGTGCTTCTGCTTTTGAAAAACGCTTTTagaaaattaagtttgaaaaataaaaactcatttttta from Silene latifolia isolate original U9 population chromosome 5, ASM4854445v1, whole genome shotgun sequence encodes the following:
- the LOC141654715 gene encoding putative inorganic phosphate transporter 1-3; protein product: MVKAQQLEVLKALDLAKTQWYHFTAIVIAGMGFFTDAYDLFAISLVTKLIGRLYYTEPGPNPSAPGALPINVSAAVNGVALCGTLAGQLFFGWLGDKMGRKKVYGLTLVIMVFASLASGLSFGNQAKGVMTTLCFFRFWLGFGIGGDYPLSATIMSEYANKKTRGAFIAAVFAMQGTGILTSGVVSLILAAAFENKFKPPTFAQDPIGSLTPEADYIWRVLLMFGAIPAALTFYYRMQMPETARYTALVAKNAAQAAADMSKVLNTNIEAEAGKLAVITDNEKGQFGLFTKQFAAQYGLRLLGTTSTWFLLDIAFYSQNLFQKDIFTSIGWIPAAKEMSAIREVWKVARAQTLIALCGTVPGYWFTVAFIDVIGRWIIQVMGFLMMTIFMFAIAFPYEYWRQREHRVGFIVMYGMTFFFANFGPNATTFVVPAEIFPARLRSTCHGISAAAGKAGAIVGAFGFLYLSQDKDPTKRDHGYPAGIGKKNSLIVLGVLNFIGMLFTFLVPETKGMSLEEAAGEEASDGEQEEVNSGK